AGGATCCGATATATACCATCTTTTCCTTGTGGGATACCTTCCGTGCACTTCATCCTTTGATCAGCATTATAGAACCTCAACAGAATGAGGCTTATATACGCTCTTTAATCAGAAAAGGAAAAGAGGGCGGGCTGGTTCCGAAATGGGATTGCGTTGCCAATTATACAGGGTGTATGATTGGATACCATATTGCTTCGCTGGTGGCAGACGCTTATACCAAAGGTTATCGGAATTTTGATGTAGATGCCGCTTATAAAGCCTGTCTCCGTGTGGCCGAGTATGATACAGTGGGTATTTCTTCTGTTGTTCCGAAGTGGCTTTATCCCTACATCATGCCGGTGGCACGATATTATAAAAACACAATGGGTTACGTACCCTGTGACAAGGACAATGAGGCTGTGGCAAAGGGCTTGGAGTATGCCTATGATGACTGGTGTATTTCTGTTCTGGCCGAAGCACTTGGAGATAAGGTAAATGCCGGGAAATACAGTCATTTTGCCAAAGGATATATCCACTACTTCGATCCCGATACTCGCTTCATGCGTGGAAAAGACAGCAAGGGTAGTTGGCGTACACCTTTTGACCCCTATCGTTCCAATCACCGTGCTGATGATTATTGTGAGGGCAATGCCTATCAGTGGAGTTGGTTTGTACCGCAAGATGTAGAGGGGCTGGTATCGTTGTTAGGGGGAGAAGAAGCTTTTGCGGCTAAACTCGACTCTCTGTTTGATGCTCCTTCCGAACTGACCGGTGAAGATGTTTCGGCCGATATATCCGGGCTGATAGGGCAGTATGCGCATGGTAACGAGCCGAGCCATCACATAACGCATCTTTATAATTACGTTCATCGTCCGTGGAAGACGCAGACGTTGGTGGACAGTGTGCTCCAACATCAGTATGCCAATGCTCCGGATGGTTTGTCTGGTAATGAAGACTGTGGCCAGATGTCGGCCTGGTATATTCTCAACTCAATGGGGTTCTATCAGGTTTGTCCCGGAAATCCGGTCTATTCCATAGGCCGTCCGTTGTTTGCGGAAGTCACCATTCATTTGCCGGATGGAAAGGCATTTGTCATTCGTACACAGAATAACTCCAAAGTAAACAAGTATATAGAGTCTGTGAAGTTGAACGGGCGTATCTTGCAGACTCCTTTTTTCACCCATGCCGAAATGGCGGCAGGGGGAGAGATGGAGATTGTGATGACGGATAAACCCGGTCGTTGGAAAACCAAATAGCGGTCTATATATTCTATGTATTCAAAAAAAACTCGATAAATAATATGAAGAAATCTTTTTTGTCAGTATTCCTTTTTTGTTGCGCCTCATTGTTGCAGGCCAAGGATTATGCAGACTATGTCAATCCATTGGTGGGCACACAGTCTTCGTTTGAGCTATCGACGGGAAATACCTATCCCGCCATTGCGCTTCCGTGGGGTATGAACTTCTGGACCCCGCAGACGGGGAAGATGGGAGACGGGTGGCAATATGTTTATACAGCCCATAAGATTCGGGGATTTAAGCAGACCCATCAGCCCAGCCCGTGGATCAATGATTACGGCCAGTTCAGTATTATGCCTGTTACTGGTAAACCTGAGTTTCAGGAAGACAGACGGGCCAGTTGGTTTTCGCACAAAAGTGAGGAGGCAAAACCTTATTACTATAAGGTATATCTTGCAGATTACGATGTTGTCACGGAGATTGCTCCTACCGAACGGGCAGCCATGTTTCGCTTCACCTTCCCGGAGAATAACTCGTATGTGGTGATTGATGCTTTCGACCGGAATTCACATGTCCGGGTGATTCC
Above is a window of Bacteroides helcogenes P 36-108 DNA encoding:
- a CDS encoding GH92 family glycosyl hydrolase, with amino-acid sequence MKNNILSHICLVIALAIQTTGCTRLTEDTDKDYTAFVNPFIGTGGHGHTHPGAMVPHGMIQPGPDTRIHGWDACSGYYYGDSVINGFAHTRLSGTGCADFGDFLLMPTVGEQDITYVGEKEDKNHCAYASPFSHAAEKAEPGYYSVFLSRYGVQAELTATERTALHRYTFPANSKSGFILDLDYAIQEQTNQIMDVEVLNDTTIRAYKRNVWWAYQQDIYFYARFSKPFTAQVVRDTVKTGAKEEPRCKLLLNFATTEGEQVLVKAAVSSVDYEGAENNLMTEMPTWNFEGTRSAAKQKWNNCLKKIDVLTDDIDRLTIFYTALYHANISPNLFTDADGRYLGMDLQVHQGDVEDPIYTIFSLWDTFRALHPLISIIEPQQNEAYIRSLIRKGKEGGLVPKWDCVANYTGCMIGYHIASLVADAYTKGYRNFDVDAAYKACLRVAEYDTVGISSVVPKWLYPYIMPVARYYKNTMGYVPCDKDNEAVAKGLEYAYDDWCISVLAEALGDKVNAGKYSHFAKGYIHYFDPDTRFMRGKDSKGSWRTPFDPYRSNHRADDYCEGNAYQWSWFVPQDVEGLVSLLGGEEAFAAKLDSLFDAPSELTGEDVSADISGLIGQYAHGNEPSHHITHLYNYVHRPWKTQTLVDSVLQHQYANAPDGLSGNEDCGQMSAWYILNSMGFYQVCPGNPVYSIGRPLFAEVTIHLPDGKAFVIRTQNNSKVNKYIESVKLNGRILQTPFFTHAEMAAGGEMEIVMTDKPGRWKTK